The Sphaerisporangium siamense genome includes the window CGACACGCCCCAGTAGCCCACCGGACCGGCCCCGACGTGCTCCAGCCCCTGGAGCGCGTCCAGGACCGCCCGCCATTCCGGGACGGTCTGGCGGGCCACGAGCGCCTGGAAACCCGCGATGAGTGGGGCCGGCTCCTCCCCGGCCTCCACGCGGGCCTGGTTCTCGGTCGCGATCCGGTTGTACTCCTCTTCCATCGGCCGGTCCCCATGGCCGGGCACGTCGACCGCCACGACCGCGAACGCGCACTCGGCCACGAAGCGGCGCGCACGGGTCACGATGTCGGGGGCCTTCTTGTGCTGACCGCCGCCATGTCCCATGACGACAAGGGGACGAGTACCGGTGGCGGCTTCCGGCGTCCACAGCACGCCGGAAATCTCACCCAGCGTGAAGAGCCGTTCGGAGACACCGCCGGATGTGGTCTCAGAGGTGAAGCGCATGGCGTTCCAGCCTTTCGGGATGCCTGGGCGGGCAGGTCGACGGATCCGCCCGCCCCGGTCGGGGAGCTGTTCTCCACCATCCTGGCCGGTTTCGCCGGCAGGACATCTGGGTTCATCCCACTGCACATACGCCATGAGTTATTTGCGCAGGCAACTACTCCGCGATCCCCGCCCGTAGCGGCACCTGGCGCCGCTACGCTGCCATGTCATGCAAGGGACGCGGCTCGACACCGCTCGCATCCGGGCGGCTCGCCGGGTGATCGACCCGATGTTCCTCGACACTCCGCTGTACCGCTGCGAGGCGCTGGAGCCCGACCTCGGGTGCGCGGTGAGCATCAAGCTCGAAACGGCGAACCCGGTCCGCAGCTTCAAGGGACGCGGCACCGAGCTGGTCGCGAGCCTGCTCGCCGGCAACGGCTCGCGGGCCGTGGTGTGCGCCAGCGCGGGCAACCTCGGCCAAGCCCTCGCCTGGTCCGGCCGCGGCCGGGGGCTCGACGTCACCGTCGTGGCGTCCCGTTTCGCGCCCGCGGCCAAGCTCGACCGCATCCGCGCGTTGGACGCCAGGCTGGAGCTGGTGGACGGCGACTTCGACATGGCTCGCGAGCGGGCGGCGGCCCTCGCGCGGCGCGACGGCATCCGGCTGGTCGAGGACAGCCTGGACATCGAGACCTGCGAGGGCGCGGCGACCATCGGCCTGGAACTGGTGGACGCCGTGCCGTCGTTCGACACGGTCCTCATCGCCCTCGGCGGCGGGGCGCTGGCCACCGGTGTGGGTCATGTGCTGAAGGCGTTGGCGCCCGAAGTCGAGGTCATCTGCGTCCAGCCGCTGGGCGCGCCGGCGATGACACGCTCCTGGCGTCAACGGCGCGTCGTCACCACCGACACGACCGACACCATCGCCGACGGCGTCGCCGGCCGGTGCCCCATCCCGGCCGTCCTGGACGACCTCCTCCTGGTCGCCGACGACGCCGTCCTGGTCCAGGAGGCGTCGATCATGGCCGGTATGCGAATGCTCCTCCACCACGCCGGCCTCGTCGTCGAACCGTCGGCGGCGCTCGGCGTCGCGGCGATCCTCGAAGACCGTGACCGCTTCGCCGGCCGGCACGTGGCCACCATCGTGTGCGGCAGCAACGTCGACGTGGACGCCTATCACCGCTGGGTCGGCGCGGCTCCCGTCCGCGGATCCTGACGGTCGCGCCACGCCGCGGCCGGAGGGACGACCAGGCCGTCCGCGTCATCTTTCACAACAGGACACGACAGGCTTCGCGAATCACTCCGGTTCGACCGCGAGCCGGTCCCAGATGTGAGGTTCGCGGGCGCGCAGGTAGGCGTCCAGGTCGGCGGCGCCCTTGAGCATGGCGCGGCCACGGGCGGACAGGCGGCTCTGCCAGTCGCGCAGGGTCGACTCCAGCGGGGCGACGCCTCCGGCGGAGCGGACCTGGGCGATCAGCGGGGCGATCTGCTCCAGCAGGTAGCCGCCCCGCCTGAGCTGGTGGGCCAGCCGGACGTCCCGTACGTCGGCCGCGCCGTAGATCCGGTAGCCCGTCCGCGGATCACGGCGCGGCCGGACCAGCCCGGCGCTCTCCCATTTGCGCAGGGTGGCGGGGCGGAGGCCGAGCCGCCGGGCCAGCGGGCCGATGAACGTGTCGCCGCGTTCCTGCGGCACGGGCGCCAGGTCGCGGAGCGCGGCTTCGACGGCCTGGAGGGTGCGGCGGTCGCCGAGGAGCTGGCCGTGGCTCTCGTCGATGAGCCGCAGCGCATCCTCGGTGGCACCCCGGTTGACCGCCTGCATGATCGACGTGGCCGTCCGGTGGCCGTGCCCGGGCACGAGGGCGAGGAACGCGCGCAGGGCCTGCGCGTGCAGCGGCGTATAGGTGCGGTAGCCGTGGACGGTACGTCCGGCGGCGGGCAGGATGCCGGCGTCCTCGTAGTTCCTGATCGCCTGGGTGGACAGGCCGTGCTCGCGCGCCAGGTCCACTGGCCTCATGGATGCATCACCGATTGAAGGTCCGTCGCGACGAGATCTGGGATTTGTCTGCAAAAGTTTCCATCGAAGGTTCAACGATACCGTTGAAGGCATGGATCTCAAGGACACCGCCCGGCCGCTCGACGGTGCGGGGATCTCGGCCTTCGTCCGGTCGCTTCCCGCCAAGCCCCTGCTGCTCGGCCTGGGCGAGGCGAGGCACTTCGTGGGGGAGCTGGGTGACGTGCGCAACGAGGTCTTCCGGCATCTGGTCGAACACGAGGGTTACCGGTCGTTCGCCGTCGAGAGCGACTGTCTCATGGGTCTGGTGGTGGACGACTACATCACGACGGGCGCGGGCACGCTCGACGACGTCATGGAACGCGGCTTCAGCC containing:
- a CDS encoding dienelactone hydrolase family protein; the protein is MRFTSETTSGGVSERLFTLGEISGVLWTPEAATGTRPLVVMGHGGGQHKKAPDIVTRARRFVAECAFAVVAVDVPGHGDRPMEEEYNRIATENQARVEAGEEPAPLIAGFQALVARQTVPEWRAVLDALQGLEHVGAGPVGYWGVSLGCGLGVPFVAAEPRVRAAVLGLGGGAPSAEAAARITVPVEFLLQWDDERVPRAAGLALFDAFASKEKTLHANPGEHGEVPAFELDSTLRFFARHLG
- a CDS encoding threonine ammonia-lyase; this translates as MQGTRLDTARIRAARRVIDPMFLDTPLYRCEALEPDLGCAVSIKLETANPVRSFKGRGTELVASLLAGNGSRAVVCASAGNLGQALAWSGRGRGLDVTVVASRFAPAAKLDRIRALDARLELVDGDFDMARERAAALARRDGIRLVEDSLDIETCEGAATIGLELVDAVPSFDTVLIALGGGALATGVGHVLKALAPEVEVICVQPLGAPAMTRSWRQRRVVTTDTTDTIADGVAGRCPIPAVLDDLLLVADDAVLVQEASIMAGMRMLLHHAGLVVEPSAALGVAAILEDRDRFAGRHVATIVCGSNVDVDAYHRWVGAAPVRGS
- a CDS encoding TioE family transcriptional regulator; translated protein: MRPVDLAREHGLSTQAIRNYEDAGILPAAGRTVHGYRTYTPLHAQALRAFLALVPGHGHRTATSIMQAVNRGATEDALRLIDESHGQLLGDRRTLQAVEAALRDLAPVPQERGDTFIGPLARRLGLRPATLRKWESAGLVRPRRDPRTGYRIYGAADVRDVRLAHQLRRGGYLLEQIAPLIAQVRSAGGVAPLESTLRDWQSRLSARGRAMLKGAADLDAYLRAREPHIWDRLAVEPE